Part of the Treponema primitia ZAS-1 genome is shown below.
TTGGCGGCGTGGTGGGGTACAACCACAATGGCACCACCACCGCCTGCTACTGGGCGAACTTTACCGGCAACGGCGTTGGCATCAACTACAGCAGCGGCACCGTCGACACCACGAAGTTCGCCAGCGGCGCATGGCCCAGCACCGGCACCGAAGCCGGACAAAGCGGCCAATGGGGCACCGGCAACGGCAGCGGAAGCGGCACCTACTGGAAGGACCTGGGCGGCTGGAACGGCGGCAGCACGAACACGGTGTATCCCACGCTCTGGTGGGAGTAATCACCATACCCCGCTGCAGAGCAACGGGGTATATTATTCTGTACGGTATGGATTGTATGCGGGTGTAATACCCCTACAATCCACGTTTTTACCCGGTCAAAACCGCCCTAAGGGGACGAAAAAGGCGCTGCCGACCAGGGTCGGGGCACGTTCCTGCGGAACTGGGACGACCCCAGGGAAAAGGGCTGGGATACCAAGGCCCGGGGATACCGGGCTTTGGTTTGCGATCATCGTACCACTGCAAAAAAACAGGATTTCATTTGCCCGTTCCAGGCCATCGGCGCCGATGAATCCATAATAGACTTCAAGCATATTGATGATGCTTATGCAGAGGGTTATTTTTCCGGCCTTGGCTTGGGTGAAAAGACCGTCAATTTTTTCTTTCCCTTCTTCTTCATTAAGCAGGGCAATGAGGGCGCAGGCATCCAATACATAGGTCATGGCTCAAGGTCCAATTCCAGCTTTTTATCCGCTTCCTGCATTTCCATAAAGCGGTCAAGGGTAAGTTTTGAGCCCAGGGCTTTTGCCCTGCCTTTTAACGGGTTGACCCATTCCGCCGCCGGGGGGGCTT
Proteins encoded:
- a CDS encoding PIN domain-containing protein is translated as MTYVLDACALIALLNEEEGKEKIDGLFTQAKAGKITLCISIINMLEVYYGFIGADGLERANEILFFCSGTMIANQSPVSPGLGIPALFPGVVPVPQERAPTLVGSAFFVPLGRF